The sequence GGTGTTTCGCCAACCTGATAATGACCTTCTACATATTTTTCAGCAAGGTGTGGCGTATAAATATACCCGATAAATGGCAGTTGAACTTGTCCACCATGACTATGACCAGACAGTTGTACATCGATTGGATAATCTTTTGCGATATCGGCATAATCAGGTTCGTGAGCAAGCAAGATAGTAAAATATGTATCATTCAATCCTTTCATTGCCTGCGCTAAATCTGGTGATCCTAATAGGACATCGTCAACACCTGCAACATTTATCATAGCATCATTCTTTTGGATTTGTCTGTGTCCATTCTGCAACAATTCAAACCCTGACTTATCAAATACCTCTTTTATGATATCTGTTCCGTACCCACCGTGATCATGATTTCCGTAAATCCACAGTTTTCCATCTTTTGCATTTATCTTTTGTAATATCTGTATTAATCTGTCAGAGATCTTATAAAGACGTGGATTATCAACCAAATCACCGGTAAAGACGACAAGGTCAGGCGCTTCCTGGTTGATCTTGACAACTAATTTCTCTAATTGATCCAGTGAATATTGAAAACCAATATGTGTATCCGAAAATTGTAAAATGCGATAGCCTTCAAACGATTTAGAAATTTTGAGGTTCGGCACCGTCACATAATGAACATCCAGCATACTTGTTTCCACTTCCCGAGCGTAATAATAAGTTCCGCCACCAAGCCCGAACATCGCGACGAAACTGCCAAATAAACGTTTTAAAAAAGTTCTTCGCTTCATATTATTTCATATACCCTTTCTTTACTAACGAACGATCATTACTTATTATAGCATGGAGTATAACAGATATGATATCGAGACATTAGATTACACAAATT is a genomic window of Gracilibacillus salinarum containing:
- a CDS encoding metallophosphoesterase, with translation MKRRTFLKRLFGSFVAMFGLGGGTYYYAREVETSMLDVHYVTVPNLKISKSFEGYRILQFSDTHIGFQYSLDQLEKLVVKINQEAPDLVVFTGDLVDNPRLYKISDRLIQILQKINAKDGKLWIYGNHDHGGYGTDIIKEVFDKSGFELLQNGHRQIQKNDAMINVAGVDDVLLGSPDLAQAMKGLNDTYFTILLAHEPDYADIAKDYPIDVQLSGHSHGGQVQLPFIGYIYTPHLAEKYVEGHYQVGETPMQLYVSRGLGTTRLPYRFLCKPEMTIYQLKQM